GTCAAAGAACAAGTGATTCTCTTTTGGTGCAgatctatgattttttttttttaattatttgctAAAACTGTGACAtggtcctttttaaaaaaataaataaaaaatgtttacttataaactaattaatttaagaaaattattttaagaatttaaaaaagacataatTGCCTGTTATGTGCAATTTAATCAAGTGTTGTCATTATAATACATTTGAAGCATTCTACAGTTTTGGCAAAAAATATACACTATGTACTTTCTAGTGATATACAAAGTATGATTGCATAATAAACAGTCTTATTTAGAGAATGTAGTTTGACatgacacaataaaaaaaatgctcatcCATAAAGATGGTAAAAAATATAACTGAATAtacctttctcttcctccagcgCACACGAAGCCAGTCAGTTGTGTTGCCTGCAGTCCTACAGACGagtctctcttcatctcctgcGGTCAGGTAAGATACTGATCAACAGTTAGCATGCAAAACACAATATCTAACATTCAATAAGTGCCTGAACTGGAGCACCTTGCTGCATAATTGTGCATATTAATAGGGATGAACTGACTTCATCTTGTGTTGTAACACAAGAAAGCTACAATAAATGTCCAGCAGTAataaagagcagagagagaactGTGAATTCAGCCTGTTGTTATCCTACATCCCTCAGGATGGCCGTGTGCTGATGTGGGACAGGAGGAAGCCCAACAAACCAGCCTCAAGAATAGGTGAGGAACATAGTCTGTCTAGGTAGTTTAATGGTATTACATCTTGTCAAGACacaatctttgtttttttattatgctAATCCATTGTTATCTTTGTGTTTGTCTCAGATGTAGAGTCCCCCATGTGCTCCCCCACCACTGTAGCCTGGCACCCCCACCACAGAAGCACCATTGCTTTTGGTAAGGCCCAGCAGCATCAGATTATAGATTGACTGAGACATTAAGTCACCCGTCCCTGCCTTTCTGATCATGTTTATTGTGGCTCAGGTGACGAGATGGGCAGAGTGACAGTGAAGGATTTCCTGGGAACAGAGCCGGCCCGGATGGAGAGCCTCCACAGCCGCAGAGTTAATGCGCTTGCCTTCTCTACACATAGGTAAACAATCATTCCAGCATATTATCATTAGCTTTTACATTGCTTCTCTACAATAGTTTAACTCTTTTGTTCCCCCTCCCAGTGCCTCCTTGCTAGCCTCCGTGAGTGATGATTGTTCCCTCGCTGTTATGAACTCTGAACTGCAAGAAATGTGAGTCTTTGCACTTCATACCAAAACGCCTGGTTAACCTCCTGTACCGTTAAATGATAGTAATCATATATTGTTCTTCTGTAGATTTAGAGATCGGCGACACCAGGACTTTGCCAGAGGCGTCTGCTGGCTCCACGGTGGCTCCAACACTCTCACAACCGTAGGCTGGGATCACCTGGTGCTTCACCACACGGTGGATCCGGCTGCTGAAGCTCTAAACTCCTCCTCTTAGACCCAATAGATGCTCGCACACCTCGGAAAGACCATATTTTAAGATG
This portion of the Sebastes fasciatus isolate fSebFas1 chromosome 1, fSebFas1.pri, whole genome shotgun sequence genome encodes:
- the wdr77 gene encoding methylosome protein WDR77: MKSAVDTSMIKENRWNIPPNAPACMEKHLSAAQYRADGTLLLGASSLSGRSWQGSVWIYSDPKQAPNEELCKAGVQTETGVTDVKWVSEKGVVVAADSGALELWELAEDERLLVNRFTKHEHDHIVTTVSPVTGANSAVTGSMDCRIKVWDLGQETAITTYNAHTKPVSCVACSPTDESLFISCGQDGRVLMWDRRKPNKPASRIDVESPMCSPTTVAWHPHHRSTIAFGDEMGRVTVKDFLGTEPARMESLHSRRVNALAFSTHSASLLASVSDDCSLAVMNSELQEIFRDRRHQDFARGVCWLHGGSNTLTTVGWDHLVLHHTVDPAAEALNSSS